In Chloroflexota bacterium, one DNA window encodes the following:
- a CDS encoding DUF1697 domain-containing protein — protein sequence MARYAVLLRGVNLVRRNRVSMPELRRFLSDEGFADVVTYVQSGNVVLSTDASETEVAEQVRALIVRRIGLELTVIVRAQNELAEIVARNPIPAAAADPKHYLVTFLAAPPPPETVEQLRSNAAPHESLATTGRELYSWHPQGFGRSPLWERLAAKRLGIGATSRNWTTVNALLAMADGRADR from the coding sequence GTGGCTCGCTACGCTGTCCTGCTGCGCGGTGTGAACCTCGTGCGGCGCAACCGCGTCTCAATGCCCGAGCTGCGGCGCTTCTTGTCCGACGAGGGCTTCGCCGACGTCGTGACTTACGTTCAGAGCGGCAACGTCGTCCTGTCGACCGACGCCTCCGAAACGGAGGTCGCCGAACAAGTCAGGGCGCTCATCGTCCGCCGGATCGGCCTCGAGCTGACCGTGATCGTCCGTGCGCAGAACGAGCTCGCGGAGATAGTGGCGCGCAATCCGATCCCCGCCGCGGCCGCCGACCCGAAGCACTACCTCGTGACCTTTCTTGCCGCCCCGCCGCCGCCTGAGACCGTCGAGCAGCTGCGGTCGAACGCCGCCCCCCACGAGTCGCTCGCCACCACCGGTCGTGAGCTTTATTCGTGGCACCCGCAAGGCTTCGGTCGCTCGCCCCTCTGGGAGAGGCTCGCCGCGAAGCGCCTGGGGATCGGCGCCACCTCACGCAACTGGACCACGGTCAACGCCTTGCTCGCGATGGCGGACGGGCGAGCCGACCG